TGGGCCTGCATAGCGGGGCCGAGGTGCAGATGCGGTTGATCCCCGCCGCAGCCGGTTCGGGCATCGTCTTCCGGCGAACGGACCTGGACAACTTCGAAATTCCCGCGATTGGTCGCAACGTCGCTAAAGTGAGCTACGCGACCAGCTTGATGCGGCAGGGCGTTCTGATCTCCACCACGGAACACCTTTTGAGCGCTCTGATCGGGTACGGCGTCGACAACGTCATCGTCGAGATCGACAACCTCGAAGTCCCGATCCTGGACGGCTCCGCCCTACCCTACATCGACGCCATCGAAGCGACCGGCGTGAAGAAGCAGCGGCGACGGCGCGAATACCTCAAGATTCTTAAGGATGTAGAGGTGCAGGACGGCGGAAAGTTTATCGGCGTCTACCCTGGGATGGGATACCAGATCGACTACACGATTGATTTCCCAGCTCCCATCGGGCGCGAACGGTTTCTCGGCGACCTGGAGACAGGTGCCTATGCGTCCCTCATCGCCCCGGCACGGACCTTCGGCTTCCGCGAAGACGAGCCGATGCTGCGCGACATGGGCCTGATCCGCGGCGCAACGGACGCCTGCGCAATCATCATCGGCGGAGGCGCGGTGCAGAATGGGCCTCTGCGGTTTGAAGATGAGTTTGTGCGCCACAAGGTGCTGGACCTGATTGGCGATCTGGCCCTGGCGGGACGGCGGATCCAGGGACGCGTAGTCGCCGAGCGTGCTGGGCATGCGATGCATACGGCACTCGTGAGCCGGTTGATGAAGGATCGCAGTGCATGGGAGCTGGCTCCGGTGTTTGAGGAAGAGGCTGTCGCGGTTTAAGTTTGTCGGTTCTCCGTGCCTCATTCTTTCGCGGTCTTATGCGAAAGGGTGGGGTAAGTTCGCCACAACACTTTCCCTCGATCACTTTGTCATCCCGTAGCGCAGCGGAGGGATCTGCTGTTTGGTTTCGTCGGGGTCGCTCTTCGAGCGAACGATGCGCTTTGCGCATACCCACACATCGCAAAAAGCGCGATGTATGGGGCACCCGTGTTTCGGTTTCCTCATACCTCTGGTTTGTGCGCTCTGCGCGACCCCACCCTTTCGCCGGTGAAGCTGGCGAAAGAATGGGGCACACATCCTCATCCTTACTTCATGGATTGGGCGATACGGGCGATGGCATGGTGGGCGCTGAGGACCGCGCCTTCCTGCCACGCTACAAGATGCGAAAGGTAGTCTCCTGCAAAGTAGGTGTTGCCCTGCGGCTTGTCCAGTTGGGCGTAGGCCGGGTCGCTTGTTGGAAGTTGGTTGACGGCAAAACAACCCAGCGAGTAGGGGATCTTGCTCCAGTTCACGTAGATCGGCTTCATCAACTGCGCGGACTTGCCCGGATGCAGGAGCTCCACTGCATCGCGAGAGGCCTGTAACTTGGCTTCCGTCGAAGGCAAAGCTCCGAACTCCGTGGGCTTACCGTCCAGGCCGATTTCGAGGTTGAAGCCTGCCACAACGACGCCCGTGGGCGAAAACAGTTTGTCGGTCGGGTACCAGACGAGATCGACGGTGCTCTTGGTGAAGGAGATGCCGCCGTAGATGTTGTTTTCTTTCTCCCAGAAGCGGGGCGATTCCCATGCAATCTTGTAGAGAGCGGCCATGGGCATGCCGGTAAAGGCTTTCTGCGTCTCCGGGCTGAAGTTGTTCTTCGTCTGCGCCAGCACCGAGATGGGCATGGTGCAGATGCAAAAGTCCGCCGTGATCGTCTGCGGCGTGCCCGCATGCTTGTACAGCACGGTCACCTTGCCGGAAGAGGTCTTGATCTCTGTCACAGGTGATTCGTACTGGATGATGCCTTCGCCGATGGCTTTGGCGAAGCCATAACCGATGCGGTCCATACCGCCGATGGGCTGGAACATGGTGGCCTGCCAGTCGATCTGTTCTTCGTAAAACTCGCCCTTGGAGAAGTTCGCGGCGAGGAGTTCGTGCAGCTTGAGCGGTTCGTAGATCGTGGCGGTGGAGAGGCCTGCAGCAGGAGAGGCGACGTATCCGGAGCGCGAGCTGCCTTTGTATTTGCCCGTGCTGGTGTCGAGGTCGCCGAAGTCCTTGAGGAAGTCCACCAGCATGGTCTGCTCGCCTGCGGTGAGTTCATCGTCGAGCGTGTGCTTGTTGACGGCCTTGGCAAGCAACTCGGCCAGGAAACCGCGCGTGTCGTGGATGACGCGGCGCTGGGTCACGGCTTTGCCGCCGTTAAGCACAGAAGACTGCATCAGTGCTGAGCGGGAGGTGTTGACTTCGACTTCAAGCGGCACGCCGAGCTTTTGACAGTAATCCAGTAGATGCGTGTGGATCGATGGAATGCGCGCGGGGCCGGGGTTGAGGTAGCTGCCATTACTCCAAGTGCAGGTCTGCTTCGTGCCATCCGTAAACTCGACGACAGAGCCGTCGCGCACGCTCCAGCTGCGTCCACCGGGACGGTTGCGGGCTTCCAGCACCGTGACTTTGAAGCCGGCGTTCTTGAGCTCATACGCGGAGGTGAGACCGGCAATGCCCGCTCCGAGGATGACGACAGACTTACCTTTACCGAAGTCTCCAGCGAGTTCGGGAAGGGGCGAAGCTCCCGCAGCGGAGGTCAGACCGAGCGCGTGCATGGCGGAAAAAGCTGCGGCGTATCCGCCGATTTGTGCGACACGCTGAATGAATACACGTCGAGTAAGGGACATTAAGAAAAGGCTCCTTCTTGAAACAGCTGCTATTCAGTTGTGGTTGGGTCCGGATTTCAGTTTGCCTTGTATATAACCCGCGAAGCAACTCAAAAATTCCCAGAGCCACCCCTTGTGGTCTGATGGTGACGATATTTTTTTCAGCGGAGGTGCGTGTGCTGCGATTCGTTTGTGTCGTCTTGATCAGTGTTTGCACGGGGATGGGGCTGGCGCAGAAGAGCGGCGCGCCGGAACTCATTGCGCTAAGCGGTTCGCCGAAGCTGCCTGCCGCCATCGCTGTGAGTTTCAGCGAGAAAGCACTGCAGGAGGGCACCGCCTGGAGTTCGCGCGGGAAAGATTTCTTCTTCGCCGTATCCTCCGGCGCGGAGCCGAAGCTGGTGATCGATGACGGCCCACCGAGAGCGATGCAGCGCGCCGGTGCCTACTGGTATGCCGTCGCGCAGGTGCCGAAGCTGGATGCTCTGCACGCATTTCATTACCTGGTAAAGGGCGCGGAGTTTGGCGGAAGCCACGACGTACCCGCCTTTGGGCCGATGTTCTATCCGGAGAGCGGCGTAGCCCAGGGTACGCTCTCGGAGAAGTTGACCTTCTCCAGCAAAATCTATGACGGCATGGTCAGCAGCTACTGGGTTTACGTTCCTGCGGCGTACAAAGCAGGAACACCAGCGGCGCTGATGGTCTTTCAGGATGGGCATGGCTATCTCAATCGCGAAGTAGGCGCGTTGAACGTGATCGACCATCTCATCGCTGCGGGCAAGATGCCGGTGACGATCTGCGTCTTCACCGATCCGGGAGAGATCGCCGGTTCGCCGGGCACACCGACGTACAAGTTTGTGCAGGCATACAGCGACAAGTGGCACCGGACATTGACCGATTCCATGCGCAGCACGGAGTACGACACGGTGAGCGACCGCTACGCACGCTTTCTGCGCGACGAGCTTCTGCCGCTGGTAGAGGCGAAGTATCCGCTGCGGAAGGACGCATACAGCCGCGCCATCACTGGCTCGAGCTCGGGTGCGATTGCGGCCTTCAACGCCGCATGGCAGCAGCCGGACCAGTGGAGCCGCGTGCTTTCGTGGATCGGCACGTACGTCGGCATTCAGTGGAGAGAAGATCCTGCGATTCCGGATGGCGGACAGGATTATCCCGAGAAGGTCTATCGCGAAGATCACAGGAACCTCCGCGTCTGGCTGCAGGATGGGGCGAACGATATGGAAGGCGCCTCGGGTCCGGTGCCCCGTTATGGAAGCTGGCCGCTGGGGAATCTCAAGATGGCCAATGCTCTGAAGCAGAAGGGATACGACATGCACCTGAGCTTTGGGACAGGCACGCACAACGGCTCGCATGGAACGGTGACTCTGCCGGAGAGTCTGACCTGGCTGTGGCGCGGGTACGACGCGGCAAAGACCTCCGAAGTCTACGAACAGAGCGCGGAGGAAAAGGCGCTGCCGGTCTTTCGTGTGCGTGTAGTCGGTCGTCCTTCGGAATAGTCCGTCAGAATAGAAGAATGAAAGCTGCTGTCGCACTGGGCGCTAACTTAGGAGACCGCGAGGCTTCGCTGCGTGATGCGGTCCATCGCTTAGGCGCACTCGGCGAGGTCGTTGCCGTCTCTTCGTTCTTCGATACAGAGCCCGTGGGCTATGTCGATCAGCCGCCGTTCCTGAACGGAGCCTGCGTGGTGGAGACTTCGCTCACTCCTCTTGCATTGCTGCGCGGTCTGCTTGCGATCGAGGTGGAGATGGGGCGCGACCGCTCGCACGGGATTGCGAAAGGGCCGCGTGTGATCGATCTGGACTTGCTGCTCTATGAAGATCTGACGATGGCTTCGGCGGAGCTGACGCTGCCTCATCCCGAGATGGCGGGCCGTCGATTTGTGCTGGAACCATTGGCCGAGGTAGCCGGAGACTGGTTTGTTCCACGAACCGATGCGACGGTCGGTGAGTTGTTGCAACGACTTCTACCGAACGCGTAGCTTCTGGGGTTCGCTCGCGTCAGTTGGGTGGAATAGAAACGACTCCCACGTGTTCTGTCTACGCGTTCAGTTTTCTTAGAACTTGTAGTTGAGATGTTCGATCGATGATTCTGGCGCACCAATTCGACTGAGGAACGCCATGAAAATTCTGATTGCAGCGACCGGTGTGCCGGGATATCTCAACCCGCTTTTAGCGGTAGCCAAACTTCTTATGAAACACAACCACGAGGTGCTCGTTCTGACCTCGCCCGAGTTGAAGGTGGCGGTGTTAGCCACGGGAGTGTCCTTCCGTCCGGAGATCCCGGAGTCGAAGACCTACTTTCTTCATGCCAGGGATACTCCCAAACGACCGGATACGGCTTCAAGCATGGAGATGTTCGCATTCGAGATGGAACACTTTTTCGCTAGAAGCATCTCCGCGCAGGCCGCAAGCCTGGAGCTGGCTTTGGAGAAGTTTCCGGCGGACCTCATTCTTGCCGACAGCTTCTACTTCGGGACGCTGCCCATGCTCATGGGTCCGCGCAGCGAGCGTCCCCTCATTGCCCACCTCGGCATGTCGGTACTGAATCTGGGCAGCGGCCGAAACCTGCCGAAGATGCCGGGCATCTTCCAGGAGTTACAGGAGGAAGAGCGCATGCGGCGCGAACGCGTGCTCCTGCGACCCACCCAGTTGGCCATCGATCGCGCGCTCATCGGGCTTGGTTGCGACACCCTTCCCTGTGCTGCGCTGGAGAGCATGGCTTCGCTCCCGGATCTCTACCTCCACCCCGGGATCGAGAGCTTCGAGTATCCGTACACCTCGGCGTGCCTCTCGCAGATACGGTATATCGGTCCGATTCCACTCCCTTCGACAGAAGCTCCACTTCCCGCCTGGTGGCACGATCTCGATAAGAAAAAGCGCCTGGTCCTCGTCACGCAGGGAACCATCGCCAATCGAGACTTCGGACAACTCGTCGGTCCCACTCTGGAAGGTCTGGCGAAAGAAGAAGATGTGATCGTCCTGGTGACCACGGGAGGACGGCCCGTCGACTCGATCCCCTGCGAAATTCCGTCGAATGCCCGCGTGGCTCCCTACCTCTCGTTTGCGCAGCTCATGCCTCATATCGATCTGCTCATTACGAACGGAGGCTATGGCACCGTCAACATGGCACTGGCGCATGGCGTTCCCATCGTCGCGGCGGGCCTGACGGAGGACAAGGAAGAGGTCTCCGCACACGTTGCGTGGGCCGGTGTGGGCATCGACCTTCGCACGAACCAGGCCGATCCGGTGATTCTGCGCAAGGCCGTGAGAGAGGTTCTGGAGACGCCGAGCTACCGGAGTCGAGCACAGGAGTTGGCCCTGGAGTTCGCGAGCCACGATACGGAGAAAGAGTTGCTGAGCCTGCTGGAAGGATGCGTCAGAGCGAAGTTCGGTTCTGCTTCACTGGAGCGGGAACTCTATGCCTGGGCAGGATAGTCGGCCACTACTTCTCTGAAGCATCCTTCTTTCCGAGGGCCTGTCCTACCTTGTGCAGGCTCTTGCCCAGGGCAGATTTGACGGAGCGATAGCTGGTGCCGAGCGCGGAGCCGGTGTTGTTGCCCGCGAGGACGAGGGCCGTATTGGTCTTGCGGTCCGAGAGAGTAAGGGCATCCGAGGTAGAGACACCCGCGGCGATGGTGGCTTGCGCGGGACGCTTGGAGGGATTGGCCCAGGCGATATCTGTCTCCGGCAAGTGATCCACGCGCGTGAGCAAGGGTGAACGCATGTCGGAGCGGGTCATCTTCTGCTGCAGCGGCCACTCCTTCGAAGCGATAAACGTGGAGCCATTCATGGGATGGCCGAATTCCCCAAGATTGAGCAGCGTGACATGCGTGAGCGGAATCATGGCTTCGCAGGTATCTCCACCACAGCCATGACGACAAAGCTCCTCCGCAAGAAAAGAACCGTGCTTGCCCGACGAGATCCATACGGTAGGCCCATGCGTGGTGGCGTTAAGCGTAGAGGCGCGGGTAATCTGACTCGCATCGCAGATGGTATCTTCATGGGCAGCGGCGTACCAATAGAGGGCCTGCCACTGAACTGCATCTCTGCTCCCTGACGCTTCCGACGCAAGAAGGACCGAGACGTGTTCGGTATCCAGGGCATGGCCCATGCGGCCACAGTCGACGCGCCAGAGATGGTAGTAGTGAATTTCGATACGGCGGTTCGCAGTGGGAAAGACCTGTCCGTAGACGGTGCTGTTCTCTTCCGCGACAGTGGGAGACTTTTCGTTCGGAACGAAGAGGGCCGGGGCAACGGAACAGTCCGTCTGGTTGACCATGAAGGTGGGAGCGAAGCGCTCCAGCAGGGCTTGTTCAAAACCGTCCGGCAGACCGTCACGATCCCTGTCGACACCCGCATTCTGCTGGGCGTGCAAGGCGATGGCAAGAGCGAGGACGACGACGAGCCGCTTCATGGCTGGTTGGATGCCGTTCGGTTCTCACGGTGTGACTGATTTTAAAGTTTCACGACTGGACTCTGAAAATCGGACACAGGGCTGTGGGTATGTTTCCCACCGGGCATTCTCTTGTAACTTAAGGGGTGCGTTAGGTAAAAAGACCTATGTTGAGTCAGTCGATGCACCACGTTACGAACGATCCCTTACGGCAGCGTATTGCAGCCGGCGAAAGAATCACCCCCGAAGAGGCGCTCTTTCTTCTGCAAGAGTGGCCCCTGCTCGACCTCGGGACGCTTGCCTTCGACCGGAAACGGGCACGTCACGGCGACGTTGCCACCTTTATCGTCAACAAACAGATCAATCCGACGAATCTCTGCGTGCACGCCTGCAAGTTCTGCGAGTTTGCGGCAAAGCCCGGAGATGCCCACGCCTATAGCCTGGAAGAAGACGGGATTCTGGCAAGCCTG
This genomic stretch from Terriglobus saanensis SP1PR4 harbors:
- a CDS encoding alpha/beta hydrolase, with the protein product MLRFVCVVLISVCTGMGLAQKSGAPELIALSGSPKLPAAIAVSFSEKALQEGTAWSSRGKDFFFAVSSGAEPKLVIDDGPPRAMQRAGAYWYAVAQVPKLDALHAFHYLVKGAEFGGSHDVPAFGPMFYPESGVAQGTLSEKLTFSSKIYDGMVSSYWVYVPAAYKAGTPAALMVFQDGHGYLNREVGALNVIDHLIAAGKMPVTICVFTDPGEIAGSPGTPTYKFVQAYSDKWHRTLTDSMRSTEYDTVSDRYARFLRDELLPLVEAKYPLRKDAYSRAITGSSSGAIAAFNAAWQQPDQWSRVLSWIGTYVGIQWREDPAIPDGGQDYPEKVYREDHRNLRVWLQDGANDMEGASGPVPRYGSWPLGNLKMANALKQKGYDMHLSFGTGTHNGSHGTVTLPESLTWLWRGYDAAKTSEVYEQSAEEKALPVFRVRVVGRPSE
- a CDS encoding glycosyltransferase — its product is MKILIAATGVPGYLNPLLAVAKLLMKHNHEVLVLTSPELKVAVLATGVSFRPEIPESKTYFLHARDTPKRPDTASSMEMFAFEMEHFFARSISAQAASLELALEKFPADLILADSFYFGTLPMLMGPRSERPLIAHLGMSVLNLGSGRNLPKMPGIFQELQEEERMRRERVLLRPTQLAIDRALIGLGCDTLPCAALESMASLPDLYLHPGIESFEYPYTSACLSQIRYIGPIPLPSTEAPLPAWWHDLDKKKRLVLVTQGTIANRDFGQLVGPTLEGLAKEEDVIVLVTTGGRPVDSIPCEIPSNARVAPYLSFAQLMPHIDLLITNGGYGTVNMALAHGVPIVAAGLTEDKEEVSAHVAWAGVGIDLRTNQADPVILRKAVREVLETPSYRSRAQELALEFASHDTEKELLSLLEGCVRAKFGSASLERELYAWAG
- the lpxC gene encoding UDP-3-O-acyl-N-acetylglucosamine deacetylase translates to MTAHTEQTLVEPLSFAGVGLHSGAEVQMRLIPAAAGSGIVFRRTDLDNFEIPAIGRNVAKVSYATSLMRQGVLISTTEHLLSALIGYGVDNVIVEIDNLEVPILDGSALPYIDAIEATGVKKQRRRREYLKILKDVEVQDGGKFIGVYPGMGYQIDYTIDFPAPIGRERFLGDLETGAYASLIAPARTFGFREDEPMLRDMGLIRGATDACAIIIGGGAVQNGPLRFEDEFVRHKVLDLIGDLALAGRRIQGRVVAERAGHAMHTALVSRLMKDRSAWELAPVFEEEAVAV
- a CDS encoding flavin monoamine oxidase family protein; amino-acid sequence: MSLTRRVFIQRVAQIGGYAAAFSAMHALGLTSAAGASPLPELAGDFGKGKSVVILGAGIAGLTSAYELKNAGFKVTVLEARNRPGGRSWSVRDGSVVEFTDGTKQTCTWSNGSYLNPGPARIPSIHTHLLDYCQKLGVPLEVEVNTSRSALMQSSVLNGGKAVTQRRVIHDTRGFLAELLAKAVNKHTLDDELTAGEQTMLVDFLKDFGDLDTSTGKYKGSSRSGYVASPAAGLSTATIYEPLKLHELLAANFSKGEFYEEQIDWQATMFQPIGGMDRIGYGFAKAIGEGIIQYESPVTEIKTSSGKVTVLYKHAGTPQTITADFCICTMPISVLAQTKNNFSPETQKAFTGMPMAALYKIAWESPRFWEKENNIYGGISFTKSTVDLVWYPTDKLFSPTGVVVAGFNLEIGLDGKPTEFGALPSTEAKLQASRDAVELLHPGKSAQLMKPIYVNWSKIPYSLGCFAVNQLPTSDPAYAQLDKPQGNTYFAGDYLSHLVAWQEGAVLSAHHAIARIAQSMK
- the folK gene encoding 2-amino-4-hydroxy-6-hydroxymethyldihydropteridine diphosphokinase: MKAAVALGANLGDREASLRDAVHRLGALGEVVAVSSFFDTEPVGYVDQPPFLNGACVVETSLTPLALLRGLLAIEVEMGRDRSHGIAKGPRVIDLDLLLYEDLTMASAELTLPHPEMAGRRFVLEPLAEVAGDWFVPRTDATVGELLQRLLPNA